From a single Planococcus shenhongbingii genomic region:
- a CDS encoding FtsB family cell division protein — protein MNSKREKQADNSEVTSIRNDYVRSVEQQEKRHQAHKVRLFRRLAVFGVLVAMVSIWVGTTIYAQSQTISEKEQLREEALAELQIVEKEQAKLQEQILLLNDNEYVGKLARKDYFLSEEGDIIFTVPEDKEKSKENDEEKE, from the coding sequence TTGAATTCGAAGAGAGAAAAACAGGCGGACAATAGTGAAGTCACTTCAATTCGCAATGACTATGTCCGCTCGGTGGAACAGCAGGAAAAACGCCACCAGGCACATAAGGTCCGTTTGTTCAGGAGATTAGCAGTCTTTGGAGTTCTTGTGGCCATGGTGAGCATCTGGGTCGGTACTACTATTTATGCCCAATCACAAACCATTTCAGAAAAAGAACAGCTGCGTGAAGAAGCGCTGGCGGAACTTCAGATAGTCGAAAAAGAGCAAGCGAAGCTGCAAGAACAGATTCTTTTGCTGAATGACAACGAGTATGTCGGAAAGCTGGCACGCAAAGATTATTTCTTGTCTGAGGAAGGCGATATCATTTTCACGGTTCCAGAAGACAAAGAAAAAAGCAAAGAAAACGATGAAGAAAAAGAGTAG
- a CDS encoding S1 domain-containing RNA-binding protein gives MSIEVGSKLEGKVTGITNFGAFVQLPTGATGLVHISEVADNYVKDINDHLKVGEMVEVKVMNVEADGKIGLSIRKAKPQPEGAPQRPDRPQRPRPSSNRSFERAPKENFETKMAKFLKESEENMTSLKRATESKRGGRGARRG, from the coding sequence ATGTCGATTGAAGTAGGCAGCAAGTTAGAAGGTAAAGTTACAGGTATTACAAATTTTGGAGCGTTTGTTCAGCTTCCAACTGGTGCAACTGGCCTTGTGCATATTAGTGAAGTCGCCGACAATTATGTCAAAGATATCAACGATCATCTAAAAGTAGGCGAAATGGTTGAAGTGAAAGTGATGAATGTAGAAGCTGATGGCAAAATCGGCCTTTCCATCCGTAAAGCGAAACCTCAGCCGGAAGGCGCACCCCAGCGTCCAGATCGCCCGCAGCGTCCTCGCCCAAGCAGTAACCGTTCATTCGAGCGTGCGCCTAAAGAGAACTTTGAGACAAAAATGGCGAAGTTCCTGAAGGAAAGTGAAGAAAACATGACTTCATTGAAACGTGCAACAGAATCGAAGCGCGGTGGCCGCGGCGCAAGAAGAGGATAA